A stretch of the Candidatus Jettenia sp. AMX2 genome encodes the following:
- a CDS encoding IS1634 family transposase, with the protein MQGSESFEILTAKRLDHLPLVSACMRYLEIGQIIDELVDSHKLNCVSTGECLQAMVLSILTGQHALYKVSEVLGDYDTEIVFQKQIKAESFHDNRLGVALDQMWEAGLGMLYSKLIAKAIMKYSLGLEKLHFDTTSISLYGAYEQEEDGDDIPRITYGHSKDKRTDLKQVLFGMTVSGDGGVPLTGRITSGNTSDSTENRFNLETLREIVPDISRSILVSDSKFFSAPTVEMAFEQGISFISLMPKTVGMYEEILKEDKPSEILLTTPGRRKGEYEEYRGFSLIAPYVYKTDNAEQRHRQMRFVVVESTALQKQKERVWKAKKEKEYQGLTKLSQGIQKREFACEEDALREIDKLRKQIKVDYHRLGFEREKRTVIEKRQHRGRPRAGEQLPQRESWTVNLSFQEDAEHLSQSKQRLNKFILVTNILDSSRMTDAEILKAYKGQSSVETNFKWAKNPAAVAPIFLKDPKRIAVLGFVYLVALMVYTLMQRQIRQSLKRDQKSIPGNKGLTDNPTGRVLFQNMRGIAVVVVSLGESVFKQVTNFTQLHEDILNYFAFDTAIYQSLKTISSA; encoded by the coding sequence ATGCAGGGGAGTGAATCTTTTGAAATTCTAACTGCCAAGAGACTTGATCACCTTCCTTTGGTATCAGCTTGTATGCGATACCTGGAAATTGGTCAGATTATCGACGAACTGGTTGATTCTCACAAACTCAATTGTGTAAGTACCGGAGAATGTCTCCAGGCAATGGTCTTGTCAATCCTGACCGGTCAGCATGCTCTGTACAAAGTCTCAGAAGTATTGGGTGACTATGATACCGAGATTGTTTTCCAGAAACAGATTAAGGCCGAGTCATTCCATGATAACCGGTTAGGGGTGGCACTGGATCAGATGTGGGAAGCCGGTTTGGGAATGTTGTATTCAAAGCTCATAGCAAAAGCTATCATGAAATACTCGCTAGGACTGGAGAAGCTGCATTTTGATACTACCAGTATTAGCCTGTACGGTGCTTATGAGCAAGAAGAAGATGGGGATGACATTCCGAGAATTACGTATGGACATAGTAAGGATAAGAGAACAGACCTCAAGCAAGTACTATTTGGAATGACGGTTAGTGGAGATGGGGGAGTTCCTCTTACAGGAAGGATTACCTCGGGGAACACCTCTGACAGCACGGAGAACCGGTTTAACCTGGAAACATTGCGAGAGATAGTGCCGGATATTTCCCGGAGCATCCTTGTTTCGGATAGTAAATTTTTTTCTGCCCCAACCGTAGAGATGGCCTTTGAGCAGGGGATTTCTTTTATCAGTTTGATGCCAAAAACGGTAGGGATGTATGAGGAGATACTCAAGGAGGATAAGCCATCAGAGATTCTTTTGACTACCCCAGGTAGGAGAAAAGGAGAATATGAAGAGTACCGGGGGTTTTCTCTGATAGCACCTTATGTCTATAAGACAGACAACGCAGAGCAAAGACACAGGCAGATGAGGTTTGTGGTAGTGGAATCAACCGCCCTTCAGAAACAGAAAGAAAGGGTATGGAAGGCAAAGAAAGAAAAGGAATATCAGGGGCTTACGAAACTTTCTCAGGGGATACAGAAAAGGGAATTTGCTTGTGAGGAGGATGCGCTGAGGGAAATTGATAAACTCAGAAAACAGATCAAGGTAGACTATCATAGGTTGGGCTTTGAGAGGGAGAAGAGAACGGTTATTGAAAAAAGACAGCACAGAGGCCGACCAAGAGCAGGAGAACAACTTCCCCAGAGGGAGAGTTGGACAGTAAATCTCTCTTTTCAGGAAGACGCTGAGCACCTCTCTCAGAGTAAGCAAAGACTGAACAAATTCATTCTGGTAACGAATATTTTGGATTCTTCCCGGATGACTGATGCAGAGATTCTGAAGGCATACAAGGGACAGTCTTCAGTGGAGACAAACTTTAAATGGGCTAAGAATCCTGCAGCAGTAGCTCCTATCTTCCTGAAGGATCCAAAGAGAATTGCGGTCTTAGGATTTGTTTATCTGGTAGCCCTTATGGTATATACGCTGATGCAACGGCAGATAAGACAGTCACTGAAAAGGGATCAGAAGAGCATACCGGGTAATAAGGGACTAACTGATAATCCAACAGGGAGAGTACTGTTTCAAAATATGAGAGGAATAGCTGTGGTTGTTGTCTCTCTTGGTGAGTCTGTCTTTAAGCAGGTTACCAATTTTACGCAACTGCATGAGGATATTCTGAATTATTTCGCCTTTGATACTGCAATCTATCAATCATTAAAAACGATTTCTTCTGCTTAA
- a CDS encoding helicase-related protein: MSVEEVEKSEDRRTVEEGIIKFIEWLKSGKLEIRAYPTENIHAKLYIMTFVTGDRDIGRVITGSSNFTQSGLIDNFEFNVELKNRADYEFALQKFNELWKDAVDVREKYIDIIQIRTWLNNTITPYELYLKFLYEYFKDELGQTDEVFLKYLPQEFKKLEYQEQAVLNARKILQEYGGVFISDVVGLGKTYISAVLAGQLEGRTLVVAPPVLLEKSNPGSWPNVFSDFRVPADFESLGKLDDLIERGTEKYTNIIIDEAHRFRTETTITYEKLAEICRGKKVILVTATPYNNAPKDILSLLKLFQKARKSTIPNLPDLEGFFHGLDKKLKRLDRQKDHTEYINMVKENALEIREKVLKYLMVHRTRTEIEKYFGKDIKSQNLKFPDVEKPVPLFYELNDKEDEIFDKTIELIIKIFKYARYMPMLYYEGKISQPEELSQKNMGKFMKILLVKRLESSFYAFKNSVDRFLRSYEMFIKEFDNGNVYVSKKHTNKIFELLENDDDEAIQRLIDEGKAERHASSEFRKGLREDLQHDHDVLLEIKKLWHRIDRDPKFLKFLGELSKNPVLKENHLIIFTESKETANYLFKNINQQYPDKVLCFTGDSGEATRDKVIENFDARARQPKKDYRILVSTEVLAEGVNLHRSNTVINYDIPWNPTRMMQRVGRVNRVDTPFDTIHTYNFFPTKQSNDQIKLKEVAEAKINAFLTLLGGDAELLTEGEPIGSHELFNRLISKQTLEGDEGAEESELKYLQVIKEIRDKDPDLFEKVKRLPKKARTAKTLTGLRTLSGLITYFRRGKLQKFFKASHKNEAEEMDFISAAKLLESSPDETKENLPEQFYDLLDKNKEAFILATTEEMPHHGQRGGRDSAANILRILKATLKNTQKLTEDQELYLKKVMIQLEEGGLPKQTAIQTLKALNALKNEIVNPFKVLAVLQTHIPARLLEEHYAERNPVVFGKREVILSLYLTTKP, translated from the coding sequence ATGTCAGTTGAAGAAGTAGAAAAATCGGAGGATCGTCGAACCGTTGAAGAGGGCATTATTAAGTTTATTGAATGGCTTAAAAGCGGGAAATTGGAAATCAGGGCTTATCCAACAGAAAACATTCACGCAAAGCTTTACATTATGACATTTGTTACAGGTGACAGGGATATCGGAAGGGTCATTACAGGATCAAGCAACTTCACTCAATCAGGTCTTATCGATAACTTTGAGTTTAATGTCGAGTTAAAAAACAGGGCTGATTATGAATTCGCATTACAGAAATTTAATGAATTATGGAAAGATGCAGTTGATGTACGAGAAAAGTATATTGATATTATTCAGATAAGAACATGGCTGAATAATACTATTACTCCATATGAATTATATTTAAAATTTTTATATGAATATTTCAAAGATGAACTCGGTCAAACTGATGAAGTGTTTTTGAAATATCTTCCCCAGGAATTTAAAAAACTGGAATATCAGGAGCAGGCAGTTTTAAATGCACGAAAAATACTTCAGGAATACGGCGGTGTTTTTATCTCTGATGTTGTAGGCTTGGGAAAGACATATATATCGGCAGTGCTGGCAGGTCAGCTTGAGGGCAGAACCCTTGTCGTTGCCCCACCCGTTCTTCTTGAAAAATCGAATCCCGGTTCATGGCCCAATGTATTTTCTGATTTCAGGGTGCCTGCTGACTTTGAATCACTCGGCAAACTGGATGACCTTATTGAAAGAGGGACAGAGAAATACACCAATATCATTATTGATGAGGCGCACCGTTTTAGAACTGAAACAACTATCACCTATGAAAAGCTGGCGGAAATCTGCCGTGGTAAAAAGGTTATTCTTGTAACGGCGACTCCCTATAACAATGCACCAAAAGATATTTTGAGCCTTTTGAAACTATTTCAGAAAGCCAGAAAAAGCACTATCCCAAATCTGCCAGATCTCGAAGGCTTCTTTCATGGTCTGGATAAAAAGTTAAAAAGGCTGGACAGGCAGAAAGATCACACTGAATACATAAATATGGTAAAAGAAAATGCGTTGGAAATACGAGAAAAAGTCCTTAAATATTTAATGGTTCACCGTACCAGAACAGAGATTGAAAAGTATTTCGGTAAAGACATAAAGAGCCAAAATCTTAAATTTCCTGATGTTGAAAAACCAGTTCCTCTTTTTTATGAACTTAATGATAAGGAGGATGAAATATTCGACAAAACCATAGAATTGATCATAAAAATATTCAAATATGCCCGCTATATGCCCATGCTTTATTATGAAGGTAAAATTTCACAACCAGAGGAACTTTCGCAAAAGAACATGGGCAAGTTTATGAAAATCCTGCTGGTGAAGCGCCTTGAAAGTAGTTTCTATGCATTTAAAAATTCGGTTGACAGATTCCTGCGCTCTTACGAGATGTTTATAAAAGAGTTTGATAACGGTAATGTGTATGTGAGCAAAAAGCACACAAATAAAATATTTGAATTGCTGGAGAACGATGACGATGAAGCCATTCAGCGATTGATAGATGAAGGCAAGGCGGAAAGACATGCAAGCAGTGAATTTCGGAAAGGCTTAAGAGAAGACTTACAGCACGACCATGACGTCCTCCTTGAGATTAAAAAACTATGGCATCGTATTGACCGCGACCCGAAGTTTTTAAAATTTTTAGGGGAATTATCAAAAAATCCGGTTTTAAAAGAAAACCATCTGATTATCTTTACAGAATCAAAGGAAACCGCAAACTATCTGTTTAAAAATATAAATCAACAATATCCGGATAAGGTGTTGTGTTTCACCGGAGATTCAGGCGAGGCAACCCGTGACAAGGTCATTGAAAATTTTGATGCCAGGGCACGACAACCGAAAAAAGATTACCGGATACTGGTCTCCACTGAAGTGCTGGCCGAAGGCGTTAACCTGCACCGCTCCAATACCGTGATAAATTACGATATCCCATGGAATCCTACCCGTATGATGCAGCGGGTAGGGCGCGTCAACCGTGTGGATACACCATTTGACACGATTCATACCTATAACTTTTTCCCGACCAAACAATCTAACGACCAGATAAAACTAAAAGAAGTGGCAGAGGCAAAAATCAATGCCTTCTTAACCCTGCTTGGCGGTGACGCAGAACTATTGACTGAAGGAGAACCCATTGGTTCGCATGAACTCTTTAACCGCCTGATTTCCAAACAGACTTTGGAAGGCGATGAAGGGGCAGAGGAAAGCGAATTGAAATACCTCCAGGTGATAAAGGAGATTCGCGATAAAGACCCTGACCTTTTCGAAAAGGTAAAACGACTCCCCAAAAAGGCGCGAACAGCCAAAACCCTGACAGGGTTGAGAACTCTGTCAGGCTTAATTACCTATTTCAGGCGGGGAAAGCTGCAGAAATTTTTTAAAGCCAGCCATAAAAATGAGGCTGAGGAAATGGATTTTATATCTGCTGCAAAACTGCTGGAGAGCAGTCCTGATGAAACTAAGGAAAACCTTCCCGAACAGTTTTACGACCTTCTGGATAAAAACAAAGAGGCATTTATTTTGGCGACAACGGAAGAAATGCCGCATCACGGGCAAAGGGGAGGTCGTGACAGCGCTGCAAATATCCTGAGAATTTTAAAGGCAACACTGAAGAATACCCAAAAACTTACAGAAGACCAGGAACTATACCTGAAAAAGGTCATGATACAGCTTGAGGAAGGCGGATTGCCTAAGCAGACGGCAATCCAGACACTGAAGGCACTGAATGCGCTTAAAAATGAAATTGTTAATCCGTTCAAGGTGCTGGCGGTGCTTCAGACCCACATCCCGGCAAGACTTCTGGAAGAACATTATGCAGAACGGAACCCTGTGGTATTTGGCAAACGGGAGGTCATACTATCATTATATTTAACAACAAAACCCTGA
- a CDS encoding Eco57I restriction-modification methylase domain-containing protein, whose amino-acid sequence MDKHQAQNIIRETFESAFDKDRFVGFIKNLLKRIEEATFTYKGQIIREEYRQYISTFERIGKFNDGENRIDILIVKLQKETSLERARSMQRKFVAGYLQGKYGSSNEKEAALVAFVSPDAADWRFSLVKMDYRFEPACAVDAAGRHTQTGRMKVKEEFTPARRWSFLVGANENSHTAQSRLVNILANDEHSPTLVELEQAFDIETVTKEFFIKYRELFIRTKEELDKIVAQASSLQNEFKSKGVDTVNFAKKLLGQIVFLYFLQKKGWFGVASNAEWGTGSKHFLRELFEKKHGDYLPAEASAQAGKNFFNDILEPLFYEALRIDRSHDDHYYSRFDCKIPFLNGGLFDPIGSNGGYDWVHADICLPDSLFSNKNKTKEGDVGDGILDIFDRYNFTVREDEPMEKEVAIDPELLGKAYEKFNAIRPDNFEEYKKALKSGKKGEESKFNKQYGVYYTPREIVHYMCQQSLINYLHTELTNPNLPNPVRVKADNGIITYQIFGENQLSMFGNEVKKGQLDLIIEHGSKPVISKEDIETLIHSGEQVSENEEVALIKEQKILEGKQKSSDYKLKLPESIRKNASLMDQKLADITVCDPAVGSGAFPVGMMNEIVKARNTLSVFITLPKVTQETLSGLRPDTQRTTYDFKRHCIEHSLYGVDIDPGAVEIAKLRLWLSLVVDEDDIKNIKPLPNLDYKIVCGNSLLGVEKNLFNNELFKKLERIKPFFFNETNPTKKLDYKKQIDELISQITNGHTEFDFEVYFSEVFHHKGGFDVVIANPPYISHDKILVEKKLLKKQYQSYEPFADIYCFFIEKGIKLQNKKGILSFITSNSYLRAEYGTPLRKLIRKENELLDIVNLEDTQFFEDAIINVTILISAKGFLRRKCFIFSQPFSGSISNFAEYITSKGFLYDQIIFDSRS is encoded by the coding sequence ATGGACAAACATCAGGCACAAAACATTATCAGAGAAACCTTTGAAAGTGCTTTTGATAAAGATCGGTTTGTTGGTTTTATCAAAAACCTTTTAAAGCGGATCGAGGAAGCGACGTTTACATACAAAGGACAAATCATTCGTGAAGAATACAGACAATATATTAGTACATTTGAAAGAATAGGTAAATTCAATGACGGTGAAAACAGGATTGATATCCTTATCGTAAAACTCCAAAAAGAGACCTCTCTCGAACGCGCCCGCTCGATGCAGAGAAAATTTGTTGCCGGTTATTTACAAGGCAAATATGGCAGTTCAAATGAAAAAGAAGCGGCATTGGTTGCCTTTGTATCCCCCGATGCGGCAGACTGGCGTTTCTCATTGGTCAAGATGGACTACAGGTTTGAACCTGCCTGCGCCGTAGACGCGGCAGGCAGGCATACTCAAACCGGTAGAATGAAGGTAAAGGAAGAGTTTACACCTGCACGGCGCTGGTCATTCCTGGTTGGCGCAAACGAAAATAGCCATACAGCCCAGAGCAGACTTGTTAATATCCTTGCAAATGATGAACACAGCCCAACCCTTGTCGAACTGGAACAGGCATTTGACATCGAAACCGTTACCAAAGAATTTTTCATCAAATACCGTGAACTTTTCATCCGTACAAAGGAAGAACTGGACAAAATAGTAGCGCAGGCTTCCAGCCTGCAGAATGAATTTAAATCGAAGGGGGTCGATACCGTAAACTTTGCCAAAAAACTCTTAGGCCAGATTGTCTTTCTCTATTTTTTACAGAAAAAAGGCTGGTTCGGCGTTGCTAGCAATGCCGAATGGGGCACCGGTTCCAAACACTTTTTGCGTGAGCTTTTTGAGAAAAAGCACGGCGATTACCTGCCCGCCGAAGCCTCGGCGCAGGCGGGTAAAAATTTCTTCAATGACATCCTGGAGCCTCTCTTTTATGAAGCCCTGCGCATAGACCGCAGCCATGATGATCACTATTACAGCCGATTTGACTGCAAAATCCCCTTCCTAAATGGAGGTCTTTTTGACCCCATCGGCAGCAATGGTGGATACGACTGGGTGCATGCCGATATCTGCCTGCCCGATAGCCTGTTCTCTAATAAAAATAAGACAAAAGAAGGTGATGTTGGTGATGGTATTCTGGATATTTTTGACCGCTACAACTTTACCGTGAGAGAAGACGAGCCGATGGAAAAGGAGGTTGCCATTGACCCTGAACTGCTGGGCAAGGCATATGAAAAGTTCAATGCCATCCGTCCTGACAACTTTGAGGAATATAAAAAGGCGTTAAAGAGCGGGAAAAAAGGCGAAGAAAGCAAATTCAACAAGCAATACGGCGTATATTACACGCCCCGTGAGATTGTCCACTATATGTGCCAGCAGAGCCTGATCAATTACCTGCATACAGAATTGACCAATCCTAACCTTCCCAACCCTGTCAGGGTTAAGGCAGATAACGGTATCATTACTTATCAAATATTTGGTGAAAACCAGTTGTCTATGTTTGGTAACGAAGTCAAAAAAGGGCAATTGGATTTAATTATTGAACATGGTTCCAAGCCAGTAATTTCAAAAGAAGACATAGAAACCCTGATACACTCCGGCGAGCAGGTTAGTGAAAACGAAGAAGTAGCATTGATCAAAGAACAAAAAATCTTAGAGGGCAAACAAAAATCTTCGGATTACAAATTAAAACTGCCCGAAAGCATCCGGAAAAACGCAAGCCTGATGGACCAAAAGCTGGCAGATATCACCGTCTGCGACCCGGCGGTAGGTTCAGGCGCCTTTCCCGTAGGTATGATGAATGAAATAGTAAAAGCCAGAAATACACTGTCTGTATTTATAACACTGCCTAAAGTAACTCAAGAAACCCTGTCAGGGTTAAGGCCGGATACGCAGAGAACAACCTACGACTTCAAACGGCACTGCATTGAACACTCCCTTTACGGTGTGGATATTGACCCCGGCGCCGTGGAAATTGCGAAACTTCGGCTGTGGCTATCGCTTGTGGTAGATGAAGATGACATAAAAAATATCAAGCCTTTGCCGAATCTGGATTACAAGATTGTCTGCGGAAATTCACTTTTAGGAGTGGAAAAAAACCTGTTTAACAATGAACTATTTAAAAAACTTGAAAGGATAAAGCCATTCTTCTTCAACGAAACCAACCCCACAAAGAAGCTGGACTATAAAAAGCAGATTGATGAACTGATAAGCCAGATTACTAATGGGCACACAGAATTTGACTTTGAGGTTTATTTTTCCGAGGTGTTTCACCATAAAGGTGGGTTTGATGTGGTGATAGCCAATCCACCGTATATTAGTCATGACAAAATTCTTGTTGAAAAAAAACTATTAAAAAAACAGTATCAATCTTACGAACCGTTTGCTGACATCTACTGCTTCTTTATTGAAAAGGGAATTAAGTTACAGAACAAAAAAGGCATTCTGAGTTTCATTACTTCGAATTCATATCTGCGAGCCGAATATGGCACGCCACTTAGAAAATTAATACGGAAGGAAAATGAACTTCTTGACATTGTTAATCTTGAAGATACTCAATTTTTTGAAGACGCGATCATAAATGTGACAATTCTTATCTCAGCTAAGGGCTTTTTAAGAAGAAAATGCTTTATTTTCAGTCAGCCTTTTTCAGGCAGCATTTCTAATTTTGCTGAGTATATAACTTCCAAAGGCTTTCTGTACGATCAGATAATCTTTGACTCCAGATCGTGA
- a CDS encoding IS1380 family transposase, which translates to MSKKSEQKYNKILSRRKQKIERRLGRKQWEEQDRPMFRARNIHYEIAERNQAINCGGIGAIHQMVLKCGLVKEIDEKLELLKMHMPYHESDHVLNIAYNVLSGNIRLEDIELNRQDEGYLNAVGAQRIPDPTTAGDFTRRFRREDILKLMECINTGRLRVWKEARKEILEEALVDIDGTIAKTYGGCKEGMDISYKGIWGYAPLIISLWNTKEVLYLVNRPGNKPSHDGCVEWVDRAIGLVKPYARRICVRGDTDFSLTENFDRWSREVDFVFGMDAHKVLVRHAEELPGKAWRVLSRKPKYRVKTKERSKPEKVKERIVKEREYKDIRLASEHVSEFEYRPMKCKQSYRVIVLMKNLSVEKGEKVLLDDIRYFFYITTRRDMTAEELVELANGRCDQENVVEQLKNGVNAMKMPVRDLESNWAYMVMAALAWNLKSWFGLLMPNAVRGMQVQKMEFRRFLNTLILLPCQILKTGRKIVYRILRYNDWLKDFFATWERIRRLKMCMRE; encoded by the coding sequence ATGAGCAAAAAATCAGAACAGAAGTATAACAAAATACTCAGCAGAAGGAAACAAAAAATCGAAAGGCGACTGGGGCGGAAGCAGTGGGAAGAGCAAGACCGACCGATGTTCAGAGCGAGGAACATTCATTACGAGATAGCAGAAAGGAACCAGGCAATAAACTGTGGAGGGATAGGAGCAATCCATCAGATGGTGCTAAAATGCGGGTTAGTAAAAGAGATTGACGAGAAACTTGAATTGTTGAAGATGCACATGCCCTACCATGAATCAGATCATGTATTGAACATAGCGTATAATGTTCTTTCAGGGAATATACGATTAGAGGATATAGAGCTGAATCGTCAGGATGAGGGGTATCTGAACGCAGTGGGAGCGCAGAGGATACCAGACCCGACGACAGCCGGAGATTTTACCCGGCGGTTCAGGAGAGAAGATATTCTAAAGCTGATGGAGTGCATCAATACAGGTCGGCTTCGTGTATGGAAAGAAGCGAGAAAGGAGATCCTTGAAGAAGCGCTGGTTGATATAGACGGTACGATAGCGAAGACATATGGTGGATGTAAAGAGGGGATGGACATATCGTACAAAGGGATATGGGGATATGCACCGTTAATCATATCGTTGTGGAATACGAAAGAGGTGTTGTATCTGGTAAATAGACCTGGTAACAAGCCGAGCCATGATGGGTGTGTGGAGTGGGTAGACCGTGCGATAGGATTGGTGAAGCCGTATGCCAGGCGGATATGTGTGAGAGGAGACACGGACTTTTCGCTGACGGAGAATTTTGATCGGTGGTCACGGGAGGTAGACTTTGTTTTTGGGATGGATGCACATAAGGTTCTGGTAAGACATGCAGAGGAGTTACCGGGGAAAGCATGGAGGGTGTTAAGCCGTAAACCGAAATATAGGGTAAAGACCAAGGAGAGAAGCAAGCCGGAAAAGGTAAAAGAGCGGATCGTGAAGGAACGAGAATATAAGGATATTCGTTTGGCGAGTGAGCATGTGTCGGAGTTTGAGTATCGGCCAATGAAGTGTAAACAGAGCTATCGGGTAATTGTGCTGATGAAAAACCTGAGTGTAGAAAAGGGCGAGAAGGTGTTGCTTGATGATATACGATACTTTTTTTACATTACTACCCGGCGGGATATGACGGCAGAGGAATTGGTGGAGTTGGCAAACGGGCGCTGTGATCAGGAGAATGTGGTAGAGCAGTTGAAGAACGGTGTAAATGCGATGAAGATGCCGGTAAGGGATTTGGAGAGCAACTGGGCGTATATGGTCATGGCAGCGCTGGCGTGGAATTTAAAGTCATGGTTTGGGTTGTTGATGCCCAACGCGGTGAGGGGAATGCAGGTACAGAAGATGGAATTTCGACGGTTTCTGAATACCCTGATTTTACTTCCCTGTCAAATCCTGAAAACGGGGAGGAAGATCGTATACCGAATCCTTAGATATAATGACTGGCTGAAGGATTTCTTTGCCACGTGGGAGCGGATCCGTAGGCTGAAGATGTGCATGAGAGAATAA
- a CDS encoding HEPN domain-containing protein, with translation MSESRSEIIRKTKEWVVHADEDIRLAKHALKLKSSCPYKLIAYHAQQCVEKYLKAYLVFRNIDFPYTHNISHLLEICPDLAMQANDLQEAKVLTPYAITARYPRKSKVAK, from the coding sequence ATGAGCGAAAGCAGAAGCGAGATTATAAGGAAAACAAAAGAATGGGTGGTACATGCCGATGAAGATATACGCCTAGCCAAGCATGCCCTTAAACTCAAGAGTTCCTGTCCATACAAGCTTATTGCCTATCATGCACAGCAATGTGTGGAAAAGTATTTAAAGGCTTACCTTGTTTTTAGAAATATAGATTTTCCTTACACCCATAATATATCTCATCTGTTAGAAATATGTCCTGATTTAGCAATGCAAGCAAATGACTTACAGGAAGCAAAAGTTTTAACTCCTTATGCGATTACTGCACGTTATCCAAGGAAAAGTAAGGTAGCTAAATAA
- a CDS encoding HigA family addiction module antitoxin: MISDMKNQFLPNYAVPPGETLLETIEAIGMSQAELAERTGRPKKTINEIIKGKASITPDTALQLERVLGIPAGFWNNLERNYQETLARLNEEERLKKQISWLSELPINAMIKLNWIKSCKNKVQQLQEVLNFFGVASPGRWKEKWFGPRVSFRKSHVFQSHPGALASWLRKGELDAQKIVCRPFNENQFRSTLDQIRALTTHTPETFQPKTVRLCAESGVAVAFVPELPQIRVNGATWWLNPQKAVIQLSLRYKSDDQLWFSFFHEAGHILLHGKKEIFIEDDNGDIKEHEANNFAANILIPPARLQQITNLNKISKIAIKNFASEIGIAPGIVVGRLQHDGNLSPSHCNDLKRRLRWVIS; the protein is encoded by the coding sequence ATGATCAGTGATATGAAAAATCAGTTTTTACCCAATTATGCTGTACCTCCTGGCGAAACGCTTTTGGAAACAATTGAAGCGATCGGCATGTCACAAGCAGAGCTTGCCGAACGCACTGGTAGACCAAAAAAAACCATTAACGAGATTATTAAAGGAAAGGCTTCAATTACACCCGATACAGCATTACAGCTAGAACGTGTTCTTGGTATACCCGCTGGTTTTTGGAATAATCTGGAACGGAACTACCAGGAGACCCTGGCGCGACTCAATGAGGAAGAACGCTTGAAAAAGCAAATAAGCTGGCTGAGTGAATTACCAATTAATGCTATGATTAAGCTAAATTGGATTAAGTCTTGTAAAAATAAGGTGCAACAGTTACAAGAGGTTTTGAATTTTTTTGGTGTCGCCTCACCTGGGAGATGGAAAGAAAAATGGTTTGGTCCTCGGGTTTCGTTTCGTAAATCTCATGTCTTCCAAAGTCATCCCGGTGCATTAGCTTCATGGCTGAGGAAAGGTGAGTTGGATGCACAAAAAATTGTTTGTAGGCCTTTTAATGAAAATCAGTTTAGAAGTACCCTTGATCAGATTCGCGCCCTTACAACCCATACACCAGAAACGTTTCAACCGAAAACCGTTCGTCTGTGCGCTGAATCGGGCGTTGCCGTTGCCTTTGTGCCAGAACTTCCCCAAATAAGGGTAAATGGCGCAACATGGTGGCTAAATCCTCAAAAGGCAGTCATTCAACTGAGCCTTCGCTATAAAAGTGATGATCAATTGTGGTTCAGCTTTTTTCACGAAGCAGGTCATATCCTTTTGCATGGGAAAAAGGAAATTTTTATTGAAGACGACAACGGAGATATAAAGGAACATGAAGCAAACAATTTCGCTGCAAATATACTGATACCTCCCGCAAGGCTTCAACAAATTACAAACTTAAATAAAATCAGCAAAATAGCTATTAAAAATTTTGCCTCTGAAATTGGTATTGCACCCGGTATCGTTGTTGGAAGACTCCAACACGATGGCAACTTATCTCCAAGTCATTGTAACGATCTCAAACGACGTTTGAGGTGGGTTATCAGCTAA
- a CDS encoding type II toxin-antitoxin system RelE/ParE family toxin produces MVILFKTSKLEKMCNDEKLMIKRYGPLRSKLLKRRLNELRAANALEDIRKLPQTRCHELLHSRKGQLSVDLDHPYRLIFKPANNPIPRKPDGGLDWTMVTEITIIGVEDTHDQ; encoded by the coding sequence ATGGTTATATTATTTAAGACATCCAAACTTGAAAAAATGTGTAATGATGAAAAACTTATGATAAAAAGATATGGCCCACTACGGAGCAAATTGCTCAAGAGACGACTGAATGAACTTAGGGCTGCAAATGCGTTAGAAGATATAAGAAAGCTCCCCCAGACCCGTTGTCATGAGCTGCTTCACAGCCGTAAAGGACAGCTTTCGGTGGATTTAGATCATCCATACCGGCTTATTTTTAAGCCTGCAAATAACCCAATACCCAGGAAACCTGATGGTGGACTTGATTGGACAATGGTAACCGAAATTACCATTATTGGTGTGGAGGACACCCATGATCAGTGA